ATTTCATACTTTTTATCACTGAAGGTAAAGTCAAGTTTGGTGAGAGGCAGAGAGGACAGCATTGAAAGAGTTCATTCCTTATAGTTCCTAAAAGGAAGGGAATATGCCACTCCATGTAAAAGAGTTTGTAAAAGAGTTCATTCCTTACAGTTCCTAAAAGGAAGGGAGTATACCATGCCATGTAAAACTACTTGGAGAAGTACCTGGGCTGATCAAGAGGCAAAAGGAGAAAGCTTTCATTAGCATAGTTTTACTGTGATTTTTGTAAGGCAGAATAAGCAACTTGAGCAAACTTAAGATTGGGTAATTTTAATAGTGGATTTTGGAATATTGCGGTGgtctctatttttttggtttcctgACCCTGGTGTGAGAAATAGAGTTGGAGAAATAATGATTGATATGTGAGTTAAATAAAGGTGATAGAATTTGGATGGTTGTTTATGAATGTTGTACTTACAACTTACTACTCTAGTAATTTGCTGGTATGGGATATGTGGCATGAAACCCAAGATATTAAAGTATTTGGGAAGCCAGAGTTATTATACagccagtagggcacttgccatacaTCCTGTCAACCTGGGTATTCCCTGCATCCTGTACAGTCTCTGaaccagccaagagtgatctctgaagaaAGAGACCAGAATAAGCTCTAATCACAGTCCTGAGAGTAAAAGTAGACAAGCACAGGGTATGAAAGAGGGTATGAAAGAGTGagggtgagagagacagagagaagagaaaatagagatgaatgcatcataaaatataaaaaagaaactgattaatatatcacatataataCTTGGTTTTGGAGGTATGCCATCAAAATAAGATTATAcccaaatttggggccagagagatagtatttaAGCTGCTTACTTTGCAGACTTCTCCTTGTTTGATCCttagtactgcatatggttccctgaacactgccaggagttaccctttggccacagagtaacctctgaacagagccaggtatgaccctaaaagcaaaaataatttactagtttgttttttccttacaatgtcagggattgaacctataaTTGCACATAATCTGCCTCAAAGCCACATTCTTGACCcattttgtactatttttattCCTGTATTTTACTTTGTAAATTAGACATCCatgatatgtttatatacatatatatgtatgtatatacatacatacatacattatacccagtggtactcagagtctTCTCCTGTATGTATGTTCTTGGGTATTTaaactggtgatgcttagggaaccaGGCACTGCTGAAGTTTGATCCTGGGCCTCTTGCATTCACACTATGCCTTTACTagcctgttgaactatctctgacttccatatcatttttattttactgttaattCATTTAATCTGATCCTTATAACTAAAAGCttagaatttatatttgtttaccattttatttatattttttaaaattctaaatttttttttttattttatggccaTACCATACCTAGTGGTGTCCAGAGCTTATCCcttgctctgctcagggatcagtccatGGCAGAGTTTGGAGATCATCTGGGGTGTCAATGATCCAATCCAGGTTGGGCATCTGTAAGGCAGGTTCCTTAGccactgtataatctctctgcccaccccaccaccttattgattgattggttggttttggggccacatccagcggtgctcagggactactcctggctctgcactcagaaatcaccccggcaggctaggggaccttatgggatgctgagaatcaaaccaggttcttttcaggtcggccgcgtgcaaggcatacaccccactgctgtggcatctctctggccctgaaatactTTTTTGATGACTATAGCTGTGATAAGTTATTTCGAGCATTTGTCTGATTTCTTTAGCTTGACCCTTTGTACTGGACTTTAAGATACCAGGGGTTTATTTTCTATAGATTGGGACTATGTTGCAGACTTATCTTCCAACTTGAGTGAAATTTCCTTTATTATCCATAGGACAAAAGACCagcattttgttgttattttgggctaACTCAGTGGTGTTtaaggcttagtcctggctctgtactcaaggatcattactCATGGGGCTCGGGTTCATAATGGGTGCCAGCAGTAGAAGCTGGGTCAGtcataagacaagtgccctaccagttgtactattcTCTTCAATCAAGTCTAGCAATTTTTGAAAGTGCTAGATTTTATACTCTAATCCTACATTGGCAGTACCATTCTTTTaatctgtatttttatatttatttcttttcttacatCCTTAATAATAcagaaagttggggccagagcgatgactcagtggtagggcgcttgccttgcatgcagcgactCAGGAAGGACCaggttcgataccccagcgtcctatatggtcaccaagccaggagcaatttctgagtgcatagccaggagtaatccctgaacgtcattGGCCcaaatgtgtggcccaaaataataataataatacagaatgTTGCTTTCTCAGCATTTATCCTTGGAGGAGCCTGGGAAGTGAAGGTGACATTGTAATgtgtcttcttccttctcttgtcCTTACCCAAGACAGTCTCCATGGGCAGTTGACAGTTTCTTCGGTCCTCGTCCTTATGGTCTTCTCCCTTCAGGCCCAGCAGGAGACCCAGAAGGCAGCACTACGTTATGAACGGGCTGTCAGCATGCACAATGCTGCTCGGGAGATGGTATTTGTGGCCGAGCAAGGTGTTATGGCAGATAAGAACCGACTGGATCCCACATGGCAGGAGATGCTCAATCATGCCACTTGTAAGGTGAGCCGGGCAGTACAGGGCGGTTTTCTGTACTGGTTCTAGTATTTCCTTTGCTGTTTCTTCATCTTATCACTCTCCTTacactttcctttctctccaccctTCAATTTTGACTGTTTCAGGCAAAGCCTATTTGTTGATCTCAGCCCTATTTGACCTCCAGTGCTTCCCACATCACTTAATATTATTTCCCCTATCATTGGCTGTTATAACATGATAGTATAGATTGTTTATCTTAAGTATTTCTCACCATTCTGGAAGTTAGTAAGACTTAAAGATCTGCACAGGTAGATCTAGTGTCTTGTgagggcattcttttttttttttttttttttttgacttctcaCTTGTTTTCATGATAAGGAATGAGAATATTTCTTCAAGACTTTTATAAGGACACTAATTTTACTTATTAGAGTTTCCTCCTCATGAATGAATTACTTTTCAGTGAACTCAACTCATGTTTACTTGTTTAGCTGAGGATCTAGGACAGTGTTTCCCACAGTGGGCAAGACAGTGAATTAGTAGTTACAGTGCAGTAGGGGTATGCTTTCTATTTTTACACTTACAGAAGATATAGTTCTTCTAGTGGGGTAATGAGTTTTGTTTTGCTGTCTCCTCTGCCCCCTTAAAACGGAGATGGTAGGCCAAAGAAGTTTGGGAAAAGTGGCCAGGATTTCTGTATGTGAATTTTGTGGGGATGCATGTCGTCTACCATAGCAGTTCCTTTGGGATGGCCATGTTTGATATTTTGGTGTGTTCTTTATCTATGGTCAAGACCTCACACAGCAATCCTGATTATATTCAAACGCACAGAAAGTAGAATATAACATTGGGTTAGTGAAGTTGTGTTTTGCAGTGGACCTCAGGGTTCTGCCCAAAAGGTGGTGAGGGTAGCTGCTTGGTCCTGGTAAAGCACTCACCTGCTCTGTGATCAAGTGTGGACACCTGGAAAACCCATTTCGGAGGTCTGGCTGCCCATATTGGGACCTTTTCCATCCTGTCATTCTCAGCCCATGGATAGTGGCTGTGGCTGTTATATTTACAGACCTTCCCCACATGCTCATAAACAGTAACAGGGCCTtagtatattcatatataagcaaCAAAGTTAACAGTAAACAGGTGTAAGGACCTACTGTTTTCCTTTGAATGTCAGAATTTAGTGTTTTCTGCAATCTCTGGTGGGATCAACGTGGGACAGATGACAGGGAAAAGACATAAGGATTTCGGCTCAATGATATGTCTCCTGCCCTCTGCCTGGGCTAGGTAAATGAGGCAGAGGAGGAGAGGCTTCGTGGTGAGCGGGAGCACCAGCGAGTGACTCGGCTGTGCCAGCAGGCTGAGGCTCGGGTCCAGGCCCTACAGAAGACCCTTCGTCGGGCAATTGGCAAGAGTCGTCCCTACTTTGAGCTGAAGGCCCAGTTCAGCCAGATTTTAGAGGTAACAGAGGGAGTTGGGAGGGTGGTTATATTGGGTGGGAGATAGGTATGGTCTGTCATTCTGGGCCATCCTTTACACCAATGTGGTGGGACAGAGGATGATACATGGTCTTATAAACAGTCCTATAGGAGTGAAGATAGGGTTAGAAGATTGGTGTTGGTCAAAAACAAGGAGAATGGGAGGGTCGTGGAGATACTTAGAGGGATGGAGTACATTCTTTGTATggatgaggccctgagtttattTGATCCTGCATGGCATGGCCATTGGATTAGGCCTGATGACCCCAATACTGTGCTGTGCTATGCTGCCTTCCCATCTGTTTAGGACTGGTAGCAgagtccttgagcactgttggagaaCCCCATTTTTTAAACtaacaaagtaaatataaatgaGTGGAATTGAAAATGAGAAACACCACTGAGAATGGGGAAGAAAACTAGACATGAAAATGGAACTAACTCTGGGAATGAAGACTTGGGAGAAAGATCTGGGTTGTTCAGTGTAGGTCAGGAGAAGTATGAAAATGCTGGAGAGGAGGACCTAGGAAAAGTAAGAATTGAGTGGAGTAGGATGAAATACTGTATGTTGTGGTAGGGAAAGCTGATCTCAAGAGAGTACTAATTTGGGCTAACAGAATCCAACATCTTCATGGACTGTGGAAAGTTGCCTGGTGGGTTACTTTATCCCTTCCTCTGCAGGAGCACAAGGCCAAAGTGACAGAGCTGGAACAGCAGGTGGCCCAGGCCAAGACCCGCTATTCAGTTGCCCTGCGCAACCTGGAGCAGATCAGCGAGCAGATTCATGCACGGCGTCGGGGCCTGTCTCCTCACCCCCGAGGCCCGCGGCGCTCTTCTCCCATCGGAGCTGAAGCTGGGCCTGATGGAGGCGAGGATGGGGATAGTGGAATTATTGAAGGGGCTGAGGGTGGGGTACTAGAGGAAGGTATTAACCTGGAGCCTGGGGCCATTCGGGACATGGACACGCTGAGCCTGTTGAGCCTACGTACTGTGGCTTCTGATTTGCAGAAGTGTGACTCTGTGGAGCATCTGCGAGGTCTCTCAGATCATACCAGTCTGGATGGCCAGGAGATTGATTCTCAGAGTGGGGTACATCAGGGTAGTGACAGTGGGAGCCGTGGGGGCCGACATCAGCGCAGTGTCAGCCTATAGCTCTATACTTAGAGAACTGTGTCTTACCATTATCAGCCCACACAGGAACCTAGCAGTCTTCAGCTCCCTCTGCAATGGACCTTGCTTACCTCACAGAGGTTAGGTCAGACCTTTTCAGAAGGCTTGGTTCATACATTTCTTCTCCAACTGCTGTCTGCTCACAATCAGATACCCTTTTTTGTGCTCTTTTGGATGTCTGTCCTTTCATCTTTCTGGCTTTTCTTTTACGGAACTTGTTCTAGAAGGCACATGGACACCCTTCAGAAGAGGTGGGCGCTGGGCCTGATCTTGGCATCACAGCTTCGATCCTGAAAGTTGTCTTTTCTATAGACTTGGTCCCTCCTACTTTCTTGCTTCATTGAGGGCCCTAGAGATGCTGCTAACCTCTTCTAGTGCCCTGTGCCCTTTCCTCTGTTCCAGCTGGCCCATTTATGTCTTGTTAGATGCACTATAAGAATGTATTCCTCAgaagacactacacttttcagcACATACTTCTCATGACAGAAGCGACTCTCTTCTGTGTATTTTAAGGCAAGACTAGAGTGCCAGTGTCAGAGTAGTATAAACTCCACTCCACTGTCAACATTAACATACTACCATCTCCAAACATACTCCAGTGTGCGAGGTATTTTCCATCTAGATTGGACCTTTAAGATTGCCTAGGGTGCTAGTAGATCTCTAAAAGAGTTAGACTGGATAgagataaaatgttttctttcctgaTGGTTGAAATACCTGCGATTCTGCTGTGGAGTTATGGACAGAAAGTACTGTGCTAATTTTAATTACCTTTCTGCAGGGCTGCATTAGGAAATTTGGTGCTTAACTACATTCATTGTTTTCCCCCAAACAGACCATAAGATCACATAAGTTTTGCAATCAAGCTTTCCCTGATGCAAGGGGTTGGCCTAGGGTAAAAGGCCATACTATCTACAGGGAGACACTGCAATTGTCTATTGCTcttaggatgtgtgtgtgtgtgtgtgtgtgtgtgtgtgtgtgtgtgtgtgtgtgtgtgtgtgtgtgtgtgtgtgtgtatgtgtgtgtgttgtgggggaATCAGGTGGggaaccagtgtgtgtgtgtgtgtgtgtgtgtgtgtgtgtgtgtgtgtgtgtgttgtgggggaATTAGGTGGAGAACCAATCATTTCACCCAGAAGACTGAGAAATGGAGTCTAGATAAAGTTCCTACCTAGCTTATGTATTGCTGCTATGAACTGGAAGAGAATTGGATCATTATATGGAGGGTATTGCATGATGGTCATACTAAGAAAATGGGAGTTTGAGGTGGCCaggaatggaggaagaaagaggggaaCTTGAGCATGTGTGCATACATGTCTGTGTGTAAAGGGTTTGCCCCCCTTTGAATAAAATACTGTTTAATAGTAAAGTTTATTATCAACGCCCAGGTTGTGAGAAGGTACAGTGGGGTAAGTATAGGAGGAAGTTATATGTAAGTTTCTTTTGATGATTGGTCAGGGAGTACTTTTCTGGAGGCAAACAGAGCCACGGAGGAGAAAAATGAGTATGTTTTTTAAAGTGGCTCATGGCTACCAGTCATACTGGATTGGAAACTAGGCTAGGATAGATGCCACTATTGGTGACCTTTGCTATTCCCTGAATGAGGTAGTGATGGATGTGGAAAAGCTGACCTTGGAGTCTGCAAG
The Suncus etruscus isolate mSunEtr1 chromosome 4, mSunEtr1.pri.cur, whole genome shotgun sequence genome window above contains:
- the SH3BP5L gene encoding SH3 domain-binding protein 5-like, giving the protein MAEFRQVPGGRETPQGEIRPEVVEDELTRSPVSEEPQRGRSNSNEAKLSPREEEELDPRIQEELEHLNQASEEINQVELQLDEARTTYRRILQESARKLNTQGSHLGNCIEKARPYYEARRLAKEAQQETQKAALRYERAVSMHNAAREMVFVAEQGVMADKNRLDPTWQEMLNHATCKVNEAEEERLRGEREHQRVTRLCQQAEARVQALQKTLRRAIGKSRPYFELKAQFSQILEEHKAKVTELEQQVAQAKTRYSVALRNLEQISEQIHARRRGLSPHPRGPRRSSPIGAEAGPDGGEDGDSGIIEGAEGGVLEEGINLEPGAIRDMDTLSLLSLRTVASDLQKCDSVEHLRGLSDHTSLDGQEIDSQSGVHQGSDSGSRGGRHQRSVSL